In Musa acuminata AAA Group cultivar baxijiao chromosome BXJ2-3, Cavendish_Baxijiao_AAA, whole genome shotgun sequence, the following proteins share a genomic window:
- the LOC103979806 gene encoding leucine-rich repeat receptor-like serine/threonine-protein kinase BAM1 isoform X2: MASLCRHFLLLLLLILAPGKLAKVAEDATEVEALLELKAAVSDPSAALSAWNSSDGVDHCSWPGVACDPLRGSVVSLDLSGLNLSGTLSPAVGRLRHLLNLSVASNSLSGPIPADLSRLADLRHLNLSDNLLNGSFPSALAHLKNLLVLDLYNNNLTGPLPAEVAELPNLRHLHLGGNFFTGVIPPEFGGWEFLEYLAVSGNDLGGPIPSELGNLTRLRQLYVGYFNSFVGGIPPEIGRLAALVRLDMANCDLSGAIPSELGNLQNLDTLFLQVNGLAGDIPSALGRLRSLKSMDISNNALTGEIPSTFADLQNLTLLNLFRNKLQGSIPECVGDLPALEVLQLWENNFTGGIPQRLGESARLQLLDVSSNKLTGNLPPDLCSGNRLQTLIVLRNFLFGPIPETLGRCESLGRIRMGQNYLNASIPDALFSLPKLSQIELEDNLLTGAFPDTGNAAISPDLGLINLSNNRLSGPLPRSIGKYSGVQKLLLNQNQFSGPIPPETGRLQELCKLDLSGNRFSGPIAPEISRCKLLAFVDLSRNEISGEIPPDIAGMRILNYLNLSRNHLEGRIPQSLASIQSLTAVDFSYNNLSGLVSGTGQFSYFNVSSFVGNPGLCGPYLGPCSSAIKGTGSPLAWGSLSASFKVLVVAGLLICSIAFAISAIIKAVSLKKASEARAWKLTAFQRLDFTCHDVLDCLKEENVIGKGGAGVVYKGVMPNGEQLAVKRLPAMSRGSPHDHGFSAEIQTLGRIRHRHVVRLLGFCSNHETNLLVYEYMPNGSLGEVLHGKKGGHLLWDTRYKIAVEAARGLCYLHHDCSPPILHRDVKSNNILLDSDFEAHVADFGLAKFLQDSGTSECMSAVAGSYGYIAPEYAYTLKVDEKSDVYSFGVVLLELVTGKKPVGELGDGVDIVQWVRETTDSKKEEVLQILDPRLPTVPLDEAMHVFYVAMLCVEEQSVERPTMREVVQILMDLPKGHGCDAPIKEVKEQQQQAAENSPPPDLLSI, from the exons ATGGCGTCACTTTGCCGCCACTTCCTACTCTTGCTCCTCCTCATCCTTGCTCCCGGGAAACTAGCCAAGGTGGCGGAGGACGCGACGGAGGTTGAGGCTCTCCTCGAACTCAAAGCTGCTGTATCAGACCCCTCCGCGGCCCTCTCAGCCTGGAACTCCTCCGACGGCGTCGACCACTGCTCCTGGCCGGGAGTCGCCTGTGACCCGCTTCGGGGCTCCGTCGTCTCCCTCGACCTCTCCGGACTCAACCTTTCCGGCACGCTTTCCCCTGCCGTCGGCCGTCTTCGTCACCTCCTCAACCTCTCCGTCGCTTCCAACTCCCTCTCCGGCCCCATCCCCGCTGACCTTTCCCGCCTCGCCGACCTCCGCCACCTTAACCTCTCCGACAACCTCCTCAACGGCTCCTTTCCCTCCGCCCTCGCCCACCTGAAGAACCTCCTCGTCCTCGACCTCTACAACAACAACCTCACCGGCCCCCTCCCCGCCGAGGTCGCCGAGCTACCTAACCTCCGCCACCTCCATCTCGGCGGCAACTTCTTCACCGGCGTCATTCCCCCGGAGTTCGGCGGCTGGGAGTTCCTCGAGTACCTCGCCGTCTCCGGCAACGATCTCGGCGGCCCCATCCCGTCAGAGCTCGGCAACCTCACCCGCCTTCGACAGCTGTATGTTGGCTATTTCAACAGCTTCGTGGGCGGCATCCCACCCGAGATAGGCAGACTCGCGGCGCTCGTCCGTCTCGACATGGCCAACTGCGACCTCAGCGGCGCGATCCCGTCCGAGCTCGGGAACCTCCAGAATCTCGACACTCTGTTCCTCCAGGTGAATGGTCTGGCCGGTGATATACCATCGGCGCTCGGCCGCTTGCGCAGCCTCAAGTCCATGGATATCTCCAACAATGCCCTCACCGGCGAGATTCCCTCCACCTTCGCCGACCTCCAGAACCTGACTCTGCTCAACCTGTTCCGCAACAAGCTCCAAGGGTCGATCCCGGAGTGCGTCGGCGACCTGCCGGCGCTGGAGGTGCTGCAGCTCTGGGAGAACAATTTCACCGGTGGGATCCCGCAACGACTCGGGGAGAGCGCTCGGCTCCAGCTCCTCGATGTATCGTCGAACAAGCTCACGGGGAACCTACCGCCGGACCTGTGCTCTGGCAACAGGCTGCAAACTCTCATTGTGCTACGGAACTTCCTCTTCGGCCCAATACCAGAGACCCTTGGCCGGTGCGAATCACTCGGTCGGATCCGTATGGGGCAAAACTACCTCAATGCATCGATCCCTGATGCTCTCTTCAGCTTGCCCAAGCTCTCGCAGATCGAGCTCGAAGACAATCTCCTCACCGGCGCGTTCCCGGACACCGGCAACGCCGCCATCTCTCCGGACCTCGGCCTGATTAACCTCTCCAACAACCGGCTCTCAGGGCCACTCCCGCGGTCCATCGGCAAGTACTCCGGCGTCCAGAAACTCCTCTTGAACCAGAACCAGTTCTCGGGCCCTATCCCGCCGGAAACTGGGAGGCTGCAGGAGCTCTGCAAGCTGGATTTAAGCGGGAACCGGTTTTCTGGCCCGATAGCGCCGGAGATAAGCCGGTGCAAGCTCCTAGCTTTCGTGGACCTCAGCCGGAACGAGATATCCGGCGAGATCCCACCAGATATTGCCGGAATGAGGATCTTGAACTACCTCAACTTGTCTAGGAATCACCTCGAAGGGAGAATTCCGCAATCACTTGCCTCGATCCAGAGCCTCACggcggtcgatttctcatataatAACCTCTCCGGCCTTGTCTCCGGCACCGGCCAGTTCAGTTACTTCAATGTGAGCTCGTTCGTCGGCAATCCCGGTCTCTGCGGTCCGTACCTCGGTCCCTGCAGCTCCGCGATTAAGGGTACCGGATCCCCTCTTGCATGGGGATCACTCTCGGCCTCCTTCAAGGTGCTAGTGGTTGCTGGTCTCCTCATCTGTTCCATTGCCTTCGCCATTTCCGCCATCATCAAAGCTGTGTCACTGAAGAAGGCAAGCGAGGCCCGAGCGTGGAAGCTCACGGCTTTCCAGCGTCTCGACTTCACCTGTCACGATGTGCTCGACTGCCTGAAGGAGGAGAACGTCATCGGAAAAGGCGGCGCAGGCGTCGTGTACAAAGGCGTCATGCCCAATGGCGAACAGCTTGCGGTGAAGCGGCTCCCGGCGATGAGTCGGGGCTCGCCGCATGACCATGGCTTCTCGGCCGAGATACAGACCCTCGGGAGGATTCGGCATCGTCACGTTGTTAGGCTGCTGGGTTTCTGCTCCAACCACGAGACCAATCTCTTggtctacgagtacatgcccaACGGGAGCCTTGGCGAGGTCCTTCACGGGAAGAAGGGCGGCCATCTGCTTTGGGACACCCGGTACAAGATCGCCGTCGAGGCTGCAAGGGGACTCTGCTATCTCCACCATGACTGTTCGCCGCCGATCCTGCACCGCGACGTGAAGTCCAACAACATCCTTCTCGATTCAGATTTCGAAGCCCATGTCGCGGATTTCGGGCTCGCCAAGTTCTTGCAGGACTCTGGCACGTCCGAGTGCATGTCCGCCGTCGCCGGCTCCTACGGCTACATTGCTCCAG AGTATGCATACACGTTGAAGGTGGACGAGAAGAGTGATGTGTACAGCTTCGGCGTGGTGCTTCTCGAGCTGGTGACCGGAAAGAAGCCGGTGGGCGAGTTAGGCGATGGCGTCGACATCGTTCAGTGGGTTCGGGAGACGACAGACTCCAAGAAGGAAGAAGTACTTCAAATTCTGGATCCCAGGCTGCCCACAGTTCCCCTGGACGAAGCCATGCATGTCTTCTACGTCGCCATGCTGTGCGTCGAGGAACAGAGCGTGGAACGCCCGACGATGAGGGAGGTTGTTCAGATACTAATGGATCTACCAAAAGGACATGGCTGTGACGCACCCATCAAGGAAGTGAAGGAACAGCAGCAGCAGGCTGCAGAAAACTCACCACCACCGGATCTCCTCAGTATTTGA
- the LOC103979806 gene encoding leucine-rich repeat receptor-like serine/threonine-protein kinase BAM1 isoform X1, with translation MASLCRHFLLLLLLILAPGKLAKVAEDATEVEALLELKAAVSDPSAALSAWNSSDGVDHCSWPGVACDPLRGSVVSLDLSGLNLSGTLSPAVGRLRHLLNLSVASNSLSGPIPADLSRLADLRHLNLSDNLLNGSFPSALAHLKNLLVLDLYNNNLTGPLPAEVAELPNLRHLHLGGNFFTGVIPPEFGGWEFLEYLAVSGNDLGGPIPSELGNLTRLRQLYVGYFNSFVGGIPPEIGRLAALVRLDMANCDLSGAIPSELGNLQNLDTLFLQVNGLAGDIPSALGRLRSLKSMDISNNALTGEIPSTFADLQNLTLLNLFRNKLQGSIPECVGDLPALEVLQLWENNFTGGIPQRLGESARLQLLDVSSNKLTGNLPPDLCSGNRLQTLIVLRNFLFGPIPETLGRCESLGRIRMGQNYLNASIPDALFSLPKLSQIELEDNLLTGAFPDTGNAAISPDLGLINLSNNRLSGPLPRSIGKYSGVQKLLLNQNQFSGPIPPETGRLQELCKLDLSGNRFSGPIAPEISRCKLLAFVDLSRNEISGEIPPDIAGMRILNYLNLSRNHLEGRIPQSLASIQSLTAVDFSYNNLSGLVSGTGQFSYFNVSSFVGNPGLCGPYLGPCSSAIKGTGSPLAWGSLSASFKVLVVAGLLICSIAFAISAIIKAVSLKKASEARAWKLTAFQRLDFTCHDVLDCLKEENVIGKGGAGVVYKGVMPNGEQLAVKRLPAMSRGSPHDHGFSAEIQTLGRIRHRHVVRLLGFCSNHETNLLVYEYMPNGSLGEVLHGKKGGHLLWDTRYKIAVEAARGLCYLHHDCSPPILHRDVKSNNILLDSDFEAHVADFGLAKFLQDSGTSECMSAVAGSYGYIAPGTSSTLNSVLRAETLISIIGLFLQIDSAEYAYTLKVDEKSDVYSFGVVLLELVTGKKPVGELGDGVDIVQWVRETTDSKKEEVLQILDPRLPTVPLDEAMHVFYVAMLCVEEQSVERPTMREVVQILMDLPKGHGCDAPIKEVKEQQQQAAENSPPPDLLSI, from the coding sequence ATGGCGTCACTTTGCCGCCACTTCCTACTCTTGCTCCTCCTCATCCTTGCTCCCGGGAAACTAGCCAAGGTGGCGGAGGACGCGACGGAGGTTGAGGCTCTCCTCGAACTCAAAGCTGCTGTATCAGACCCCTCCGCGGCCCTCTCAGCCTGGAACTCCTCCGACGGCGTCGACCACTGCTCCTGGCCGGGAGTCGCCTGTGACCCGCTTCGGGGCTCCGTCGTCTCCCTCGACCTCTCCGGACTCAACCTTTCCGGCACGCTTTCCCCTGCCGTCGGCCGTCTTCGTCACCTCCTCAACCTCTCCGTCGCTTCCAACTCCCTCTCCGGCCCCATCCCCGCTGACCTTTCCCGCCTCGCCGACCTCCGCCACCTTAACCTCTCCGACAACCTCCTCAACGGCTCCTTTCCCTCCGCCCTCGCCCACCTGAAGAACCTCCTCGTCCTCGACCTCTACAACAACAACCTCACCGGCCCCCTCCCCGCCGAGGTCGCCGAGCTACCTAACCTCCGCCACCTCCATCTCGGCGGCAACTTCTTCACCGGCGTCATTCCCCCGGAGTTCGGCGGCTGGGAGTTCCTCGAGTACCTCGCCGTCTCCGGCAACGATCTCGGCGGCCCCATCCCGTCAGAGCTCGGCAACCTCACCCGCCTTCGACAGCTGTATGTTGGCTATTTCAACAGCTTCGTGGGCGGCATCCCACCCGAGATAGGCAGACTCGCGGCGCTCGTCCGTCTCGACATGGCCAACTGCGACCTCAGCGGCGCGATCCCGTCCGAGCTCGGGAACCTCCAGAATCTCGACACTCTGTTCCTCCAGGTGAATGGTCTGGCCGGTGATATACCATCGGCGCTCGGCCGCTTGCGCAGCCTCAAGTCCATGGATATCTCCAACAATGCCCTCACCGGCGAGATTCCCTCCACCTTCGCCGACCTCCAGAACCTGACTCTGCTCAACCTGTTCCGCAACAAGCTCCAAGGGTCGATCCCGGAGTGCGTCGGCGACCTGCCGGCGCTGGAGGTGCTGCAGCTCTGGGAGAACAATTTCACCGGTGGGATCCCGCAACGACTCGGGGAGAGCGCTCGGCTCCAGCTCCTCGATGTATCGTCGAACAAGCTCACGGGGAACCTACCGCCGGACCTGTGCTCTGGCAACAGGCTGCAAACTCTCATTGTGCTACGGAACTTCCTCTTCGGCCCAATACCAGAGACCCTTGGCCGGTGCGAATCACTCGGTCGGATCCGTATGGGGCAAAACTACCTCAATGCATCGATCCCTGATGCTCTCTTCAGCTTGCCCAAGCTCTCGCAGATCGAGCTCGAAGACAATCTCCTCACCGGCGCGTTCCCGGACACCGGCAACGCCGCCATCTCTCCGGACCTCGGCCTGATTAACCTCTCCAACAACCGGCTCTCAGGGCCACTCCCGCGGTCCATCGGCAAGTACTCCGGCGTCCAGAAACTCCTCTTGAACCAGAACCAGTTCTCGGGCCCTATCCCGCCGGAAACTGGGAGGCTGCAGGAGCTCTGCAAGCTGGATTTAAGCGGGAACCGGTTTTCTGGCCCGATAGCGCCGGAGATAAGCCGGTGCAAGCTCCTAGCTTTCGTGGACCTCAGCCGGAACGAGATATCCGGCGAGATCCCACCAGATATTGCCGGAATGAGGATCTTGAACTACCTCAACTTGTCTAGGAATCACCTCGAAGGGAGAATTCCGCAATCACTTGCCTCGATCCAGAGCCTCACggcggtcgatttctcatataatAACCTCTCCGGCCTTGTCTCCGGCACCGGCCAGTTCAGTTACTTCAATGTGAGCTCGTTCGTCGGCAATCCCGGTCTCTGCGGTCCGTACCTCGGTCCCTGCAGCTCCGCGATTAAGGGTACCGGATCCCCTCTTGCATGGGGATCACTCTCGGCCTCCTTCAAGGTGCTAGTGGTTGCTGGTCTCCTCATCTGTTCCATTGCCTTCGCCATTTCCGCCATCATCAAAGCTGTGTCACTGAAGAAGGCAAGCGAGGCCCGAGCGTGGAAGCTCACGGCTTTCCAGCGTCTCGACTTCACCTGTCACGATGTGCTCGACTGCCTGAAGGAGGAGAACGTCATCGGAAAAGGCGGCGCAGGCGTCGTGTACAAAGGCGTCATGCCCAATGGCGAACAGCTTGCGGTGAAGCGGCTCCCGGCGATGAGTCGGGGCTCGCCGCATGACCATGGCTTCTCGGCCGAGATACAGACCCTCGGGAGGATTCGGCATCGTCACGTTGTTAGGCTGCTGGGTTTCTGCTCCAACCACGAGACCAATCTCTTggtctacgagtacatgcccaACGGGAGCCTTGGCGAGGTCCTTCACGGGAAGAAGGGCGGCCATCTGCTTTGGGACACCCGGTACAAGATCGCCGTCGAGGCTGCAAGGGGACTCTGCTATCTCCACCATGACTGTTCGCCGCCGATCCTGCACCGCGACGTGAAGTCCAACAACATCCTTCTCGATTCAGATTTCGAAGCCCATGTCGCGGATTTCGGGCTCGCCAAGTTCTTGCAGGACTCTGGCACGTCCGAGTGCATGTCCGCCGTCGCCGGCTCCTACGGCTACATTGCTCCAGGTACTTCGTCGACGCTGAACTCTGTTCTTCGTGCAGAAACCCTTATTTCAATAATTGGACTGTTTCTCCAAATTGATTCCGCAGAGTATGCATACACGTTGAAGGTGGACGAGAAGAGTGATGTGTACAGCTTCGGCGTGGTGCTTCTCGAGCTGGTGACCGGAAAGAAGCCGGTGGGCGAGTTAGGCGATGGCGTCGACATCGTTCAGTGGGTTCGGGAGACGACAGACTCCAAGAAGGAAGAAGTACTTCAAATTCTGGATCCCAGGCTGCCCACAGTTCCCCTGGACGAAGCCATGCATGTCTTCTACGTCGCCATGCTGTGCGTCGAGGAACAGAGCGTGGAACGCCCGACGATGAGGGAGGTTGTTCAGATACTAATGGATCTACCAAAAGGACATGGCTGTGACGCACCCATCAAGGAAGTGAAGGAACAGCAGCAGCAGGCTGCAGAAAACTCACCACCACCGGATCTCCTCAGTATTTGA